A window from bacterium encodes these proteins:
- a CDS encoding copper resistance protein CopC, with protein sequence MLVPLGTAWGHASLVKSSPSDGQILKAPPSMVQATFSEELDKNSVLRIYDSVQKLVAHGGLDPNFGNHRVLKVVPPRLVRGKYVVQWIAISADDGNVRKGSFRFTVLQVVTTSVNCRAVFWNSASRSASRPPVWARCLESP encoded by the coding sequence ATGCTGGTCCCGCTGGGGACTGCATGGGGCCACGCCTCGTTGGTGAAGTCGTCACCCTCCGACGGACAGATCTTGAAGGCGCCCCCGTCCATGGTTCAAGCGACCTTCAGCGAGGAACTCGACAAGAACAGCGTCTTGCGGATTTACGACAGCGTACAGAAACTGGTGGCCCACGGCGGGCTCGATCCCAACTTCGGCAATCACCGCGTGCTCAAAGTCGTTCCGCCTCGTCTGGTTCGCGGGAAGTACGTCGTGCAATGGATAGCGATTTCCGCCGATGACGGAAACGTGCGAAAAGGATCGTTTCGGTTCACGGTGTTGCAGGTGGTCACGACGAGCGTGAACTGTCGCGCGGTCTTCTGGAACTCAGCTTCGAGGTCAGCCTCTCGGCCGCCAGTCTGGGCTAGATGTTTGGAATCGCCATAA
- a CDS encoding heavy metal translocating P-type ATPase, translated as MATRSVAPGRPVSVRTPSPPVSPLESSPIGQLLPAAQPLLCLVSQLSAWVAGGAGSPTGVLLYAAAYLAGGTSSAVTAWTALCRGRVDVNVLMLAAAAGAAWLGAWAEGSVLLFLFSLSNAMEFYAMGRTRRAIRALMALRPATALVRRGGDVSVVPADTLRVGDIVIVRPAERLPADGIVASGESSVDQSPITGESMPVDVGPGSTVFAGTINQRGGLEVRVAKDPEDTTLARIIALVEEAQSAQVPAQRMIDRFGQIYAVVIIAGSTLAYGVMLGLGVASGTALYRAITLLVVASPCAIVISTPAAILSAIANAARQGILFKGGAFLEALARVDTVVFDKTGTLTTGRPAVTDVLVLEGDEAALLARAAGLEQRSEHALADAVVAACQERGIGVPAAESFESVTGRGVRGRVNGALVRVGSAAFMREEELEIPEAVRIDAERLHRDGKTLLYVADGRVAGIIAVADVPRVQAASALRSLRALGVRRLAMLTGDHPQAARAVADRLGITEVRAELLPDQKAAAVRALERGGRVAVVGDGVNDAPALAAADVGIAMGAAGTDAALETADVILMGDDLGRLPYAIGLSRRTRRVVAQNLALAAVVIAGLITLTLGFGLHLALGVVGHEGSTVIVVLNGLRLLAYRPRFA; from the coding sequence ATGGCCACACGCTCCGTTGCGCCCGGGCGTCCGGTCTCGGTCCGGACGCCGTCACCGCCGGTCAGTCCGCTCGAATCCTCGCCGATCGGACAACTGCTGCCCGCGGCGCAGCCGCTGCTTTGTTTGGTGAGCCAGCTCAGCGCATGGGTCGCCGGAGGTGCCGGGTCGCCGACCGGCGTTCTGTTGTACGCCGCCGCATATCTGGCGGGCGGAACGAGCAGCGCCGTCACGGCTTGGACGGCGCTGTGCCGCGGGCGGGTCGACGTCAACGTCTTGATGCTCGCCGCGGCGGCCGGCGCGGCCTGGCTCGGTGCTTGGGCGGAAGGCAGTGTGCTGCTGTTTCTCTTTTCGCTGAGCAACGCGATGGAGTTCTACGCGATGGGACGTACTCGCCGGGCGATCCGTGCGCTTATGGCGCTGCGCCCGGCGACGGCGCTCGTTCGCCGGGGCGGCGACGTGTCGGTCGTCCCCGCGGACACGCTTCGCGTCGGAGACATCGTGATCGTTCGGCCGGCTGAACGGCTTCCGGCGGACGGGATCGTGGCCTCGGGTGAGTCCAGCGTCGACCAGTCGCCGATTACGGGGGAATCGATGCCCGTGGATGTTGGGCCGGGGTCGACCGTCTTCGCGGGCACGATCAATCAACGGGGCGGGCTCGAAGTGCGCGTCGCCAAGGATCCGGAGGATACGACCCTTGCGCGCATCATCGCGCTGGTGGAGGAGGCGCAGTCGGCCCAAGTACCTGCCCAGCGCATGATCGACCGGTTCGGGCAGATCTATGCCGTCGTGATCATCGCGGGGTCGACCCTCGCCTACGGCGTCATGCTCGGCCTCGGGGTGGCATCGGGCACCGCGCTCTACCGGGCGATCACGCTGCTCGTCGTCGCCTCGCCGTGCGCGATTGTCATCTCGACGCCGGCCGCGATCCTGTCCGCGATCGCAAACGCGGCGAGGCAGGGCATTCTGTTCAAGGGCGGCGCCTTTCTCGAGGCCCTGGCCCGCGTTGACACGGTCGTGTTCGACAAGACCGGCACGCTGACGACGGGACGGCCGGCGGTCACGGATGTGCTGGTGCTCGAGGGCGACGAGGCCGCCCTGCTGGCGCGGGCGGCCGGCCTTGAACAGCGCTCCGAGCATGCGCTGGCCGACGCGGTGGTCGCCGCCTGCCAGGAGCGGGGGATCGGCGTCCCCGCCGCCGAGTCGTTCGAAAGTGTCACGGGCCGGGGTGTGCGCGGCCGCGTGAACGGCGCGTTAGTGCGCGTCGGCAGCGCCGCCTTCATGCGGGAAGAGGAGCTGGAGATTCCGGAGGCGGTCCGCATCGACGCGGAGCGGCTGCACCGGGACGGCAAGACGCTGCTCTACGTCGCGGACGGCCGCGTCGCCGGCATCATCGCCGTCGCGGACGTGCCGCGAGTTCAGGCCGCGAGCGCGCTGCGATCGCTTCGCGCGCTAGGGGTGCGGCGCCTCGCCATGCTGACGGGGGACCATCCGCAGGCCGCCCGAGCCGTGGCGGACCGCCTCGGCATCACGGAAGTCCGCGCCGAACTGCTGCCGGACCAGAAGGCCGCCGCGGTCCGCGCTCTCGAACGCGGTGGGCGCGTTGCGGTGGTGGGCGACGGGGTAAACGACGCGCCGGCCCTTGCCGCGGCGGACGTCGGCATCGCGATGGGCGCCGCCGGTACGGACGCGGCGCTCGAGACGGCGGACGTGATCCTGATGGGCGACGACCTGGGACGCCTGCCCTACGCCATCGGGCTGAGCCGGCGCACCCGCCGCGTGGTGGCGCAGAACCTTGCGCTTGCCGCGGTCGTGATCGCGGGACTGATTACCCTTACGCTAGGGTTCGGCCTGCACCTGGCTTTGGGAGTGGTTGGGCACGAGGGCAGCACGGTGATCGTCGTCCTTAACGGCCTGCGCCTCCTCGCCTATCGGCCTCGCTTCGCGTAG
- a CDS encoding response regulator transcription factor → MHNADRRGSTVLLVEDDEGIAEPLAFGLRDEGFEVHHAATGRGGLRLARTTHPDVVLLDVMLPDVDGFTVCRTLRKESSVPILMLTARGQELEKVMGLEVGADDYLVKPFSFRELVSRVRAILRRRALDRGDAPPADRLAAGPVVLERTARRVWRAGRPVELRPREFDLLRVLMEHAGEALSREHLLARVWGAEWVGDPRTLDVHIHWLREKLDDPSQPTLIETVRGHGYRLATGSRTPADDA, encoded by the coding sequence ATGCATAACGCCGATCGGCGCGGCTCCACCGTGCTGCTCGTGGAGGACGACGAGGGGATCGCCGAGCCGCTCGCCTTTGGTTTGCGCGACGAAGGATTCGAGGTGCACCACGCGGCCACCGGCCGCGGCGGTCTGCGGCTGGCCCGAACGACGCATCCGGACGTGGTGCTGCTCGACGTCATGCTGCCCGACGTCGACGGGTTTACCGTGTGCCGCACGTTGCGGAAGGAATCGTCCGTCCCGATTCTGATGCTGACCGCGCGCGGACAGGAGCTCGAGAAGGTGATGGGACTCGAAGTCGGGGCGGACGATTACCTGGTGAAGCCGTTCAGCTTTCGCGAGTTGGTCTCCCGCGTCCGCGCCATTCTTCGCCGGCGCGCGCTCGACCGGGGCGACGCGCCGCCCGCGGACCGCCTCGCGGCGGGACCGGTCGTCCTCGAGCGGACCGCCCGCCGCGTGTGGCGGGCCGGCCGGCCGGTAGAGCTGCGGCCGCGCGAGTTCGATCTACTGCGCGTGCTGATGGAGCATGCCGGCGAGGCGCTGTCCCGCGAGCACCTGCTCGCGCGCGTCTGGGGCGCCGAGTGGGTCGGCGACCCCCGGACACTCGACGTGCACATTCACTGGTTGCGCGAGAAACTCGACGATCCCTCGCAGCCGACCCTCATCGAAACGGTGCGCGGCCACGGCTACCGGCTCGCGACCGGCTCCCGGACGCCGGCGGATGACGCGTAG
- a CDS encoding HAMP domain-containing sensor histidine kinase — translation MTRSLHGHLLVTFLAVALVGLGGLTVWTGQRLQAIRLEQAKQNLALQAELIARAVREPMERLDSGEAAEHARLAALAQSYAGSIGGRVTVLDPDLHVVASSDVELSGREIASPDVLAARAGRRQFDLRPSAVGTGDQLFVAAPVGDRGRTLIAFVQISVPATGIYAEIRRTWLGLLLSGGVVLLATVVASAVLARRIAAPIRRLTGVTEAITAGDLAAPVTPAGPEEVRRLGRAFNSMAERVRDTLTHQKAFVAHAAHELRSPLTNLRLRLELLQGPQHRHDAVTSRYLAEMTQQVVAMQRLVDHLLALSALDEDHRVPTAPLDLAPVLYELADEMGPLARAGGLDLAIDVPAHLPLVSANADQMRIVVRNLLDNAIKYTPAPGRVTLAAGREAGAVVLRVADTGVGIPGEHLPLVFDRFYRVDSGGERRVDGSGLGLALAQGIVKAHDGEIRLESEPGRGTACIVRLPLTVPGF, via the coding sequence ATGACGCGTAGCCTGCATGGTCACCTGCTGGTGACCTTCCTCGCGGTCGCGCTGGTCGGCCTCGGCGGGCTCACCGTGTGGACGGGGCAGCGCCTCCAGGCCATCCGTCTCGAGCAGGCTAAGCAGAACCTGGCGCTGCAGGCCGAGCTCATCGCGCGCGCCGTTCGCGAGCCCATGGAACGCCTGGACAGCGGGGAAGCGGCGGAACACGCAAGGCTCGCGGCGCTGGCGCAGTCCTACGCCGGCAGCATCGGCGGCCGTGTGACCGTCCTGGACCCTGATCTGCATGTCGTGGCGAGTTCCGACGTGGAGCTCTCGGGCCGCGAGATCGCGTCCCCCGACGTCCTCGCCGCGCGCGCCGGACGGCGGCAGTTCGACCTGCGACCCAGCGCCGTGGGGACCGGCGACCAGCTATTCGTGGCCGCCCCTGTCGGTGACCGCGGGCGCACGCTCATCGCATTTGTCCAGATCTCGGTCCCGGCAACCGGCATCTACGCCGAGATCCGCCGGACGTGGCTCGGCCTCTTGTTGTCGGGCGGCGTCGTGCTGTTGGCGACCGTGGTCGCGAGCGCGGTGCTGGCGCGCCGCATCGCCGCGCCGATCCGCCGCCTGACCGGGGTCACGGAAGCGATAACCGCCGGTGACCTCGCGGCCCCGGTAACGCCCGCGGGGCCGGAAGAGGTACGGCGCCTCGGGCGGGCCTTCAACAGCATGGCCGAGCGCGTTCGGGACACCCTTACTCACCAGAAGGCGTTCGTCGCGCACGCAGCCCACGAACTGCGCTCGCCGCTGACGAACCTGCGGCTCCGGCTCGAATTGTTGCAGGGTCCTCAGCACCGGCACGACGCGGTGACGAGCCGCTACCTCGCGGAGATGACGCAGCAGGTCGTCGCCATGCAGCGCCTCGTCGACCATCTGCTGGCGCTCTCGGCGCTCGACGAAGATCACCGAGTGCCGACCGCTCCGCTGGATCTCGCGCCGGTGCTCTACGAGCTGGCCGACGAGATGGGCCCGTTGGCCCGCGCGGGGGGATTGGATCTTGCGATCGACGTGCCTGCCCATCTGCCCCTCGTCTCGGCGAACGCGGATCAAATGCGGATCGTGGTGCGAAATCTCCTCGACAACGCGATCAAGTACACACCGGCGCCGGGGCGGGTGACCCTCGCGGCGGGGCGCGAGGCCGGGGCGGTCGTGCTTCGCGTCGCGGACACGGGTGTCGGAATTCCCGGCGAACACCTTCCGCTGGTCTTCGACCGATTTTATCGGGTAGACAGCGGCGGCGAGCGGAGGGTCGACGGGTCCGGCCTCGGGTTGGCCCTCGCACAGGGTATCGTCAAGGCGCACGACGGCGAGATCAGGCTCGAGAGCGAACCGGGGCGGGGCACCGCCTGCATCGTCCGGTTGCCGCTCACGGTACCAGGCTTCTAG
- a CDS encoding DUF2231 domain-containing protein produces MGVRINWPVELHPMLVHFSIALLCFAFLLDAAAWLWRSQPSRIAASYSLAGGVIATLLSVLSGLITPEAREREDHELSGLVQQHTLSLQRFFAGRLVEVHKHWAYVLLALVALWVLVRIGARGRRAWQGLALAAGALAMIALVVTGYYGGDLVYGRRGRERGHIAPAVRGISGPRAPISAEP; encoded by the coding sequence GTGGGAGTGCGGATCAACTGGCCAGTCGAACTGCACCCGATGCTCGTGCACTTCTCGATCGCGCTCCTATGCTTCGCCTTTCTCCTCGATGCGGCGGCGTGGCTGTGGCGATCGCAACCGTCGCGCATCGCAGCCTCGTATTCGCTTGCAGGCGGCGTCATCGCGACCCTCCTCTCGGTGCTGAGCGGGCTGATCACACCGGAGGCACGTGAACGCGAAGACCATGAGCTCAGCGGGCTCGTGCAGCAGCATACCCTCAGCCTCCAACGATTCTTTGCCGGACGGCTCGTGGAGGTGCACAAGCACTGGGCGTACGTGTTGCTCGCCCTGGTGGCCCTGTGGGTGCTCGTACGAATCGGGGCCCGCGGCCGGCGGGCGTGGCAGGGGCTCGCGTTAGCCGCGGGGGCCCTCGCCATGATCGCGTTGGTGGTGACCGGCTACTACGGCGGCGACCTGGTGTACGGACGGCGCGGACGCGAGCGCGGCCACATCGCCCCCGCCGTCCGGGGCATCAGCGGACCGCGCGCACCGATTTCGGCCGAGCCCTGA
- a CDS encoding M23 family metallopeptidase produces MRDGAVRSTHFPRPGEHPGPCVGLFAPAGMLLVVVLGVLPLMLPLSSAGSVVRDRAGDDGLPALGLDAARPLHLSLDDLPIAGASSTMSSGAAADATLPVPHFSVAPPERTVRPPAGGRIISRHGPSAISAARIRSSIPPAPEPGAAGARPRLLWPSRGPITSPFGWRIHPIFGTREFHTGIDIAAGIGAPVVSAYSGIVRFVGWQNGYGRLVIIDHGNGLKTAYSHLSAATVSPGDRVERGQQIGRIGSTGWSTGPHLLFEVYENGSPRDPAGYLN; encoded by the coding sequence ATGCGGGACGGCGCAGTACGTTCAACGCACTTTCCGAGGCCCGGGGAACATCCCGGCCCCTGCGTCGGGCTGTTCGCGCCCGCGGGCATGCTTCTTGTGGTCGTCTTGGGCGTGCTTCCACTAATGCTGCCGTTGAGCAGCGCAGGAAGTGTGGTTCGGGACCGCGCGGGAGACGACGGATTGCCTGCGCTGGGCCTCGATGCCGCGCGGCCCCTTCACCTGTCCCTGGACGACCTTCCGATTGCCGGCGCCTCGTCAACTATGTCGAGCGGTGCGGCCGCCGACGCCACTCTCCCGGTCCCGCATTTCTCGGTGGCGCCGCCCGAACGCACGGTGCGGCCGCCCGCGGGCGGCCGCATCATATCGAGACACGGCCCATCGGCCATCTCGGCGGCACGGATTCGATCGTCCATTCCGCCGGCCCCCGAACCGGGGGCCGCGGGGGCGCGGCCGCGGCTGCTGTGGCCGTCACGGGGCCCGATCACATCGCCATTCGGGTGGCGGATACACCCCATCTTCGGGACGCGGGAATTTCATACCGGGATAGACATCGCCGCCGGAATCGGCGCCCCGGTCGTCTCGGCATATTCGGGGATCGTGCGGTTTGTGGGGTGGCAAAACGGGTACGGGCGGCTCGTCATCATCGACCATGGAAACGGGCTCAAGACCGCATATTCGCATCTCTCGGCCGCCACCGTATCCCCGGGGGACCGGGTGGAGCGGGGCCAGCAGATCGGACGCATCGGCAGCACCGGGTGGAGCACCGGCCCCCATCTGCTGTTCGAAGTGTATGAGAACGGAAGTCCGCGGGACCCGGCCGGCTATTTGAACTGA